The genomic stretch tttcataaagtttcggtctcgtaactacggtaaacagccgccatcttttttccccgtagaagaggaagtgcttcttcttctacgcaagcaaccgccaaggtaagcacccgcccccatagaacaggaagcgcttcttcttctactgtaagcaaccacccgcccgcgtagaagaagaagaagcgcgcggatattaccgtacgtttcatttcctttgtgtgtttacatctgtaaagaccacaaaatggctcctactaagcgacagggatccggttcatgaaaagacgcaatctctccatccgcacacggattactatttcacagcaactgcctaaagactttcaagaaaagctggctatttccgtgcatattgtaaaaacaagatagctgaaaaaaagatccggccagagaacattatcaacatggacgaggttccactgacttttgatattcctgtgaaccgcactgtggatacaacgggagcacgtacggtgaatatttgcaccacagggaatgagaagtcatccttcactgtggttctagcttgccatgctaatggccagaaacttccacccatggtgatattcaaaaggaagaccttgccaaaagagacctttccagccggcgtcatcataaaagctaactcgaagggatggatggatgaagaaaagatgagcgagtggttaaggtaagtttacgcgaagaggccgggtggcttttttcacgcagctccgtccatgttgatatacgactccatgcgcgcccacatcacgctggtttttaatatattattaaagtttgactgacctatctgactgtttttttgacattcctttagcgcagttagatgcggcttataacacggggcggcttataggtggacaaagttttgaaatatgccgttcattgaaggcgcggcttataacccagggcggcttatggtgcggaaaatacggtaagttacccatgccttggccactaatacacccccataccatcacaaatgttgcctttttacactttgaccctagaacagtccggattggttctttccctctttggtccggaggacacggcgtccacagtttccaaaaaaacaatttgaaatgtggactcgtcaaaccacagaacacttttccactttgcatcagtccatcttagatgagcttggtgGCGttcccgggtgttgttgataaatggctatggctttgcatagtagagttttaacttgcactttacagatgtagcgaccaactgcagttactgacagtgattttctgaagtgttcctgagcccatgtggtgatatcctttacacactgatgtggctttttgatgcggtgccgcctgagggatccaaggtgtgtaatatcatggctcacgtgcagtgatttctccagattctctgaaccttttgatgatattacggagcgtagatggtgaaatccctaaattccttgcaatagctggttgagaaatgttgttcttaaacaatttgctcaggcatttgtcgccccgtccttgtttgtgaacgactgagcatttcatggaagctgcttttatacccaatcatggcacccacctgttcccaattagcctgttcacctgtgggatgttccaaataagtctttgacgagcattcctcaactttctcactcttttttgccacttgtgccagcttttttgaaacatcttgcagacatcaaattccaaatgagctaatatttgcaaaaaaataacaacgtttaccagatcgaacgttaaatatcttgtctttgcagtctattcaattgaatataagttgaaaagaatttgttgtattctctttttacagaggagcatgttgggcagcgcacacacacagagtacttacaagtagacagaaaagggagaatggacgcattttggtgtaaaaagtaaagataaaggcgaagttataacactgaaacaccctcaggaagagctgctttaagacatgcggctaacatccatccgcagtgtttaagctacttctaaatcactaatcctggcctccttagggacaaataaagtacatttcttacaagtagcattatcactggaggacgaggaatagctaaacatgcttcactacacaccgtaggaggatacaatagctcaccgccgtcacaatgtaaacaaatgcagtggatctacacctgacatccactgtaatgataccaagtacaggagtgtatctagtcgacactactatgattacattgttattttttatcgtcaaattcatattatgtttataaagtcaggaaatacgtccctggacacatgaggactttgaatatgaccaatgtgtgatcctgcaactacttggtatcggatcgatacctaaatgtgtggtatcatccaaaactaatgtaaagtatcaaagaagagaagaataagtgattattacattttaacagaagtgtagatagaacatgttaaaacagaaaataagcagatattaacagtaaatgaacaagtagattaatactcaatttttttacagtttgtccctcataatgtgtacaaaatagtaggtgtataaatgacacaatatgtactaattaggagtctttgtttgtttacttactactaaaagacaagttgtctagtatgttcactattttatttaaggactaaatgacaataataaacatatatccatccatccatcttcttccgcttatccgaggtcgggtcgcgggggcagcagcctaagcagggaagcccagacttccctctccccagccacttcgtccagctcttcctgtgggaccccgaggcgttcccaggccagccgggagacatagtcttcccaacgtgtcctgggtcttccccgcggcctcctaccggtcggacgtgccctaaacacctccctagggaggcgttcgggtggcatcctgaccagatgcccgaaccacctcatctggctcctctccatgtggaggagcagcggctttactttgagctccccccggatggcagagattctcaccctatctctaagggagagccccgccacccggcggaggaaactcatttgggccgcttgtacccgtgatcttgtcctttcggtcataacccaaagctcatgaccataggtgaggatgggaacgtagatcgaccggtaaattgagagctttgccttccggctcagctccttcttcaccacaacggatcgatacagcgtccgcattactgaagacgccgcaccgagccgcctgtcgatctcacgatccactcttccctcactcgtgaacaagactccgaggtacttgaactcctccacttggggcaagatctcctccccaaccccggagatggcactccacccttttccgggcgagaaccatggactcggacttggaggtgctgataataaacatatgtttcatcattttttgttcaattAAAGACAATAAGGATGTTTTTtgtcgtcccctttatttagaaaagtatcgaaaagtatcgaaacgcatttggtatcggtaccaaaatattggtatcgggacaaccctagtcctgTGTAAACAAAACTTTCACACACTGGCACTGACCTTGTGCCAACAGTCAAAGTCCCAGTGGAAGAAGTAGTTGACCATCCCACGGGGTCTTTGTCTGCGTCGGTGGCAGGTAAAGGGACTTTGGAGCTGAGCTCCAGATTGACCAGGAACCTGCTCCCCACACCTGAATAACAGCAGAAACACGTGTTACACATGTTAAACTGTGGTCAACCACAATATAGCACTAAAATGTAGGTCATAAAGATACCAAATGAAACAAAACCTGTTTACCTACCTGGTAAAAGAGCCCCTTTCTCTCTTTGCGGCCCAGGGTGTGTTTGGTAGGTGTCAGCGTGTTCCTTTTGAGACTCCACCTGTGTTTGGTACAAATCTGGGCTGTCTCTGTGGGTCTGAGACAGGTCCAGGTGCTCCAAGTCGGTATCCAGCTCTCTCGCTCTGCGCTCTAACTCTGTCAAGCTGAGCTCAGAGGCTGCAGAGGAGGGCGGGTGGGAGCCTCCGAAGCCCACCGGGGGCCGGAGAAGAGGCCAGCGTTGAAGGGAACCTGATAAGGAATCTGTATCGCCTCCTGCCGCTCCTCCTTTATCCCAGCCGTCATCCCATAATGTGTTGACCATCTCGAGTACGGAATCCCAGTTCCCCATCCCCTGTTCTTCTCCAAAAGTATCTCTGTCACTTACGTCCACCACACATTCTTCTTTCTTTAACTCCACCGTGACTTCCACTGATCTTTGGCCCTGTTGCTTTTGTGGTCTATCTTGAATATTTCCGGTTTCGGTCTCCTCATTAATCGTTAAATGACGCCTTTCTTCTATGACTGCCCTTTCTGAGACTTTTTCTTCCGAGTTTACTTTGATTGTGTCTTGTTCGATTTCTTTGAAAGTAGCCTTGTCCTTGGTTTTATCATGAATCTTATCATGTTCACCAATCCGCTCTGTCCCTCTCTTCTCCTCATCATTGCTTTCCTTTGTGGTCTCTCCTTGTTTTTCTTTGCTCCGGGATCTCTTAGGTTCGTCCTGGTCTCTGTAGACCCTCCAGTGCTCCAAGTTCTGCTCCTTCAAGGAGGCTCTTCCTACTAAACCTGCGCCCTGTACTTGTTCTTGATGAGACGGCTCTTTCAGCGAGAATCGGCCTGTAAAAATGGCGAGATCTGTAGTAAGCGGGTTTTCCGAGTGGTGACCTGGACGGGAATGAAGGTGAGCGTGCGGGCGGCGTTTCTCCAAGGCAGATATAACCGAGGGAAGTGGGGGTAGTATTGGGAGGTTATGGATTGCACCACCCTGCCGAACTGTCCTCTTTCTGACCATGATGCGACGAGGCCAGGTGGACTCAATGCCTTCAGCAGGGCTTGTTGACTCTAGGTCTGCAAGGCCTTTTCTAAGTCTTGGGCTAAGCACCCCGGGTCTCAGCCCAGTGGCTGTACCAGGTCGAGTCCTGGAATTGGATTTAGATGATTTGGACTTCTGGCTTTTGGATCCCTTTCCAACATGGCCAGATATTTTTTTGGAGATATCTACGGGGCTTTTCTGAGCTTGCTCTGCTGGGACAGTTTCATCCCCAACCTCAACATTTACCTGAGTTGTATTTTTGCTTCTGTGTTCTTCATTTGCAGTCTCCATGTTACTCTCATCCTCCTTCTCCTGAATTATCCCAATGTCTAAGACTGTCTCAGGCTCATGTGAAGTCGCAACTTTGAACTCAAGTTGAGGTTCCAATGTTGAGGGGACTGAACTAAACTCGTTATGCCCTTGAACTATTCCCCCAGCTTCTGTTCGAGCAATATTTTCCAGCCTTGAACTGTTATTAGTTTCAGGCCCTGTTTTAATCTCTTGCTTCATTTTAAAATCAGACCCAGTTCCATGAACATTTGTATCTCCAGGAACAACTCTATCTTCATAAAAAGTTGATGGTACAGCCTCAGCAATAGGTTCTTGTCTAGCGACACCTCTGAAGAGTTTTTCCCCACACCTTGACCCTCCCCGTTGTCCTTCTCTGTTGGCATTTTTTGACACATTTTCTACCTGCACTCCACATTCTACTTTCCCTTCCAAATCCCTTCTTTCAGCTCTTGTCTTTACCTGTGAGCCCATTCTTTTTTCAGACCCCTTTTTAATGCCGCCTTTGTTTCCGTTTTCATAGTTGCTCCAATTTCCGTTATTCTTTCCTTgcatacaaatcataatgtcaGCCTCAGACATGCTTTCACCCCCACTGACCGTTCTTGTTCCACAGCCAGGTTTGCCGTCAACAAACCCTAGGCCCATATTCCCATTGTCACTTTTAGAATCAGAGCCTACCTTTGACCCAGCCCTATTCCTACCCACTGCACCAGTACCCATTCTCGGGGCAGCACTTGGTGAGGGTGAAGGCTGAGAGAGCAACAGAGGTGTTGTGTCCAAAACCTGATCGGATTCTAAAAAGACAGCATCTCTTTCAGAAGGAACTTGCCGGCCGTACCCGAAGGTCCCAAAAGTTGATGTGTCCCTCCTCTCCCTTTCTCTTGCCCGCTCCCTTTCCAACCTTcccctttctctctctctttcccaCTCTCGCTGTGCCCACCCTCTCTCCATCTCCCTCTCTCGCTCCCTTTCCCACTCCCGCTCTCGCTCACTACGACCCCATCCACCTTGCTCTCTCAGGTCCAGCTCAAGGTCATGAGCTGACAGTTGGACCAGTGGGGCTCGGTAAGGGGAACGTCTAAGCTCATGGGGTGGGGACATTCTTAGGCTCTGTGTTTGGGAGTAATGTCTGGATTGAAGGACATGTGGAGGTGAACAGCGCAAACTCTGGGATTGACTCGGGCGAGGTTTGGCGGGTGAGAAAAAGACAGGAGTATGGTAGCCAGAGGAGAGAGGTGACCCAGAGAACGGCGATATCAGGGGTGATGTCAGTGCGGAGGAGTGGCCTCCAGCATGTGAATAGTGGGCTGGGTTCAAATATCCTCCTCCTTGGTCCATCATTTCATTTGTAGTGATGTCCAAACACTCCAGGTGTTTCGGAGGAGTGAGAACTTTCCAGGAGTGGCGGCCATCTCTGCTCTTTGTGCTGTCCCCATGGTGATGGTGATAGTGATGGGAGTGCTTCTTCGATGACGAGGATGATGATGCCACTCCTGGCGCTGAGAATGATGAGACAGCTGGAGAAACTGAACGGTTGAAGTGTCCAGGTGAAGGGCAGCCCCCACCACCTGTATCTTGAGCTCCAAGTTTCAGTGAATCAAAGATGGCCCTTTCATCCAGACGGCGGACAAAGGAAGGGTTAGGAGTTAGAGAGCATGGCTGAGAATCAAACATCTCAGCTGGGGATCTGCTGACCCTCAGGGAGCCACTGGCAGAGTAAAAACTCCCTTCACCCCCAACATCGCGCCTTGTGGACCCTCCtgggtggtggtgatggtggtggcTGTCTATTTGTTGATTAATGCACATGGTGTCATAGATGGAACGCTGTGGTACGTAGCCATCACCGTATCCCCCTTCCATGATGCCATCTCGCCCTCTCACTCCTCTTTCCCCAACTCCGTGTTTCTCCAGGCAACAGGAGCTCTTCCGGAAACAGCCTGGCCGGCTCAGTGGTTTGCCCATGTTTTGTTGGATGGCTGACAGTGGGAAGGGTGGATGGGAGACACGTGGGAAGTTTGAAGGGTCAATCGTGAAGTCGTTTGTGTATTTAGATTTGAAGAAGTTTTGCAGTAGCTATAAAAGCTATATAAGATCGAAAGGGTGTACTCTTTAAAAACAAGCTTTCAAAATATTTTCAGATAATGGaggatatccatccattttctaccgcttgtccctctcggggtataCAAGGAAATTCTTGTCCACTTTCTAGGTCCAAAAGATGTGTATTGCCTTACATGTTCTTGAAATGAGCTGATTTATATTTTTGACTATTCTGACCGCCTGATTAGAGCCGGTTGAGgtttttttcaatgtttggaAGGCAGGCACAGAGCACACAGTGGATGGAAGACTGGCTTATCTTCTGTTTGTTGATGAGGAACATCCATCTGTGGAAAACAAATCATTGAAAGTGTCACTTCAGAGCGTACATAACATACAAGATACACAGTATATGAGGGACATCAGAAAATATGAAGTCATTATTGACATATATTCATGTGACTGAAAGGCGGCTTTCCTTGTTTTATACATAAAAAGTGTTGGTTCTTTTCCAAAGAGTATAGTTTCATTTTTTCAGACGCAAAATTGGATGTTGCCTTAATAACTAATCCCCTTCGGTTTTGTAGATTTTGTAAAGTGTACATTGTATATGATCAGCAATGACGAGGACATTTGAAGTCaaagatgtcatgtctgtgatcatgttttgtttagttatgttttgcttggtttttggatttttgctcaaccagtctacatgtgctttgtggacaaggagaaggcattcgaccgtgtaccccgggaagtcctgtggggagtgctcagagagtatggggtaacggactgtcttattgtggcggtttgctccctgtataatcagtgtcagagcttggtccgcattgccggcagtaagtcggacccgtttccagtgagggttggactccgccagggctgccctttgtcacccattctgttcataacctttatggacagaatttctaggcgcagtcaaggcattgagggtatctggtttggtggctgcaggattaggtctctgctttttgcagatgatgtggtcctgatggcttcatctggccaagatcttcagctctcactagatcggttcgcagccgagtgtgaagggaCTGGGATGGAAATCAgcaccaagtggaggagttcaagtacctcggagtcttgttcacgagtgagggaagagtggatcgtgagatcgacaggcggatcggtgcggcgtcttcagtaatgcggacgctgtatcgatccgttgtggtgaagaaggagctgagccagaaggcaaagctctcgatttactggtcgatctacgttcccaacctcgcctatggtcatgagctttgggtcatgaccgaaaggacaagctcacgggtacaagcggccgaaatgagtttcctccgccgggtggcggggctctctcttagagatagggtgagaagctctgtcatccgaggggagctcaaagtaaagttgctgctcctccacatggagaggagccagatgaggtggttcgggcatctggtcaggataccacccgaacgcctccctcgagaggtgtttcgggcacgtccgaccggtaggaggccacggggaagacccaggacacgttgggaagactatgtctcccggctggcctgggaacgcctcgggatcccccgggaagagctggacgaagtggctggggagagggaagtctgggcttccctgcttaagctgctgcccccgcgacccgacctcggataagcggaagaagatggatggatggatggatggtttttggacactttttagttcttgtcttcactccctttgtcaccatagtaaccattagtttgagtcacgcacctgttttcactaatcatgtcggtattatttaagctttcagtagccaggcagtctgtctggcgacattaactctgatacCTCCATGATTAcgcgtccatgccatagttctatGATCTTTCCATGcttgaccaagtaagttttgtttcatgtccatagtctgTTTATGCGTtaattttgttcatagccaagtttgtgctTCCGCCCTtgggcgcgctttttgtttgctccctttttttttgtagtttgttagtgttaaaataaatatgtatctaccttcacgccatgtccagtccaactttactagcatctcgggaaaacaaacatcccatAGACCACGTTATGACAAAAGACAAAGTCACAGTGAgggaaataagtatttgatccatATGTGATTCTGTAAACTGATCCTAGAACCGTCTCAAATTGTTACGTTAGGATGATCTTATTTGAAAAAGACAGATTGGTCGGGAAAAAATTTATTAAGTAAAGGGTATAAGGCTGGCttgagcaattattttgactcgggggtgcaaatttagaggaaaaaaaatgtgtctaggggccggtatatctgatttttgggaacactaacacaaaacctcacaataatgtctcatggaatgctaaaaacgttatcagaatcagaatcagaatcagctttattgtcattacacagggtaacgagattgaggccattccatacagtgcgatgtgtgcatgctagaaaaacaatgtgcaaatatatacaaatataaaaaatatagaagtgcaatgaatatagggtgaaatgaatatatacatgaaaataacagggtggttggtggaaaggGTTATTGCAccaaagagaaggcagttatgaggtacaatggggcagtccgttcaggatggttatggccctggggaagaagctgttctttagcctgtttgttttggttttaatgcacctgtagcgcttcccagagggcagcaggtggaacaggtcagagccagggtgggtgctgtccttgatgatggcactggctctgttgaggcagcgggaggtgtagatgtccgtcagagaggggagagggcggccgatgatcttctgagccgtcttgaccactctttgcagcctctccctgtctgctgcactgcagctgccgtaccataccgtaatacagtaggtcagcaggctctcgatggacgagcggtagaaggtcagcagcaggtcaggcttcaggttgtacttcccgaggactctcaggaagtgtagccgctgctgagccttcttgatgattgatgtggtgttgactgtccaggaaaagtcattagagatgtggactccaaggtacctgaaggtgtggaccctctctacacgctcgccgttgatgtagagggggacagggtcggtgctgctcctcctgaagtcgacgatgatctctctggtcttgctggtgttgagagcgaggttgttctccgaagaccaggccgtcagcttcaggacctcttccctgtagacagcctcgtcacccctggagatgagcccgaccactgtggtatcgtcagcgaacttgacggtaaggttgtcactgtgggccggactgcagtcatgggtgtaaaggcagtagaggagggggctcagcacacagccctgtggggagccgatgctcagcgtgcgggaggatgagaggtgcgggccaagtctcacattctggggtcggtccgttaggaagtcccttatccaggcgtttgtgagaggggggaggccaagagtgtccagtttattgcagagtctgtccgggattattgtattgaaggcagagctataatccacagagagcatccggacgtagctctgctgctgctccaggtggttcagagcagagtggagagcaacagcgatggcgtcctctgtggacctgttcgcccggtatgcgaactggtgggggtcgaagtctggagggatatggtccttgatgtgctggagaacaagtcgctcgaagcatgACAGACCTGGAATTTTACAATTTTCTATGAAAGATAAAACGCTGAAtactgacaacatatgaatgtcacaccccctctacGTCGACATATTTTacgatcaagtgaaacgcaacaaaaatgcaacaaacacagccaaatatgaacgtgaagggtaaaataaaacccacctacaatctgatatatctgatacatcactaagctttagaactttgttggcaAAATCTCCTTccatgtctgtccctgacacctacatttcaggctctggaaacactctgtggaaacgctccccacccacatctctggtgcctcgtctgagctgctgtgacttacattaccatagtaactaatacattaccatagtaacgagtatatcatgcaaaaacacagattccaaccattgaagtacttagtatagttcaggggtcggcaacctttaccagtcaaagagccattttgaccagtttcacaaattatcgaaaacaatgggagccgcaaaatttttttgaaatttttaaatgaaataacactgcatacaaagtattttttttttctttgtgctatgtataaaccagggatctcagacacgctgcccacacctttatatggaatataaatataatataagctGGTGCGTCACACGGGTTCAAAATGAATGCCGTTTGTCAGCGTCGTGCGTGCCATGATGAAACAGCATACAAcacccactacaatcagcgtgcctgatTAGCCACGCGTTGTTTGagacttccgcttgctcacgtaggtgacagcaaggcatacttggtcaacaaccacacaggctacactgacggtggcggtataaaaaaaacttgaagactcttactaataatgcgccacactgtgaacccacaccaaacaagaatgacaaacacatttcgggagaacatctgcaccgtaacacaacatgaacacaacaggacaaatacccagaatcccatgcagccctaactcttccgggatacattatacaccaccgctaccaaaccccgcccacctcaaccgacgcacagagagagggggggttgatgtgtgagggagcagggttggggtgggggcggggtttggtggtagcaggggtatataatatagcccggaagagtggtatgttgtctattaccattgttgctatgttgtctatgaccattgttggtatgttgtctattaccattattgctatgttgtctattaccattattggtatgttgtctattaccattgttggtatattgttgTTGTCTATATACCATAGTTGGTAAGTTGTCTATTACCatagttggtatgttgtctattaccattattggtatgttgtctattaccattattggtatgttgtctattaccattgttggtatattgtctattaccattgttggtatattgtctattaccaatattggtatgttgtctatataccatagttggtatgttgtctattaccattgttggtatattgtctattaccatagttggtatgttgtctattaccattgttgctatgttgtctatgaccATTATTGGTATGATGTCTATATACCATAGttagtatgttgtctattaccattgttggtatattgttgTTGTCTATATACCATAGTTGGTAAGTTGTCTATTACCATAGTTGgtctgttgtctattaccattattggtaaattgtctattaccattatttgtatgttgtctatatacCATAGTTGGTATGTTGTCgattaccattattggtatgttgtctatataccatagttggtatgttgtctattaccattgttggtatattgtctattaccattgttagtttgttgtctattaccattgttggtatgttgtctattaccattattggtatattgtctattaccattgttggtatgttgtctattatcattgttggtatgttgtctattaccattgttgataTGTTGTCCATgaccattgttgctatattgtctattaccattgttggtatgttgtctattaccattattgctatgttgtctattaccattgttggtatgttgtctattaccatagttggtatgttgtctattaccatagttggtatgttgtctattaccattgttgctatgttgtctatgaccattgttggtatattgtctattaccatagttggtatgttgtctattaccattgttgctatgttgtctatgaccattgttggtatattgtctattaccattgttggtatgttgtctattaccattgttggtatgttgtctattaccattattggtatgttgtctatataccatagttggtatgttgtctattaccattattgctatgttgtctattaccattattgctatgttgtctattaccattgttggtatgttatctattaccattgttgttaTATTGTCTATTAACATTATTAGTATGATGTCTATATACCATAGttagtatgttgtctattaccattgttgttgTCTATACACCATAGTTGGtaatttgtctattaccat from Nerophis lumbriciformis linkage group LG26, RoL_Nlum_v2.1, whole genome shotgun sequence encodes the following:
- the LOC133623662 gene encoding uncharacterized protein — its product is MGKPLSRPGCFRKSSCCLEKHGVGERGVRGRDGIMEGGYGDGYVPQRSIYDTMCINQQIDSHHHHHHPGGSTRRDVGGEGSFYSASGSLRVSRSPAEMFDSQPCSLTPNPSFVRRLDERAIFDSLKLGAQDTGGGGCPSPGHFNRSVSPAVSSFSAPGVASSSSSSKKHSHHYHHHHGDSTKSRDGRHSWKVLTPPKHLECLDITTNEMMDQGGGYLNPAHYSHAGGHSSALTSPLISPFSGSPLSSGYHTPVFFSPAKPRPSQSQSLRCSPPHVLQSRHYSQTQSLRMSPPHELRRSPYRAPLVQLSAHDLELDLREQGGWGRSEREREWEREREREMERGWAQREWERERERGRLERERARERERRDTSTFGTFGYGRQVPSERDAVFLESDQVLDTTPLLLSQPSPSPSAAPRMGTGAVGRNRAGSKVGSDSKSDNGNMGLGFVDGKPGCGTRTVSGGESMSEADIMICMQGKNNGNWSNYENGNKGGIKKGSEKRMGSQVKTRAERRDLEGKVECGVQVENVSKNANREGQRGGSRCGEKLFRGVARQEPIAEAVPSTFYEDRVVPGDTNVHGTGSDFKMKQEIKTGPETNNSSRLENIARTEAGGIVQGHNEFSSVPSTLEPQLEFKVATSHEPETVLDIGIIQEKEDESNMETANEEHRSKNTTQVNVEVGDETVPAEQAQKSPVDISKKISGHVGKGSKSQKSKSSKSNSRTRPGTATGLRPGVLSPRLRKGLADLESTSPAEGIESTWPRRIMVRKRTVRQGGAIHNLPILPPLPSVISALEKRRPHAHLHSRPGHHSENPLTTDLAIFTGRFSLKEPSHQEQVQGAGLVGRASLKEQNLEHWRVYRDQDEPKRSRSKEKQGETTKESNDEEKRGTERIGEHDKIHDKTKDKATFKEIEQDTIKVNSEEKVSERAVIEERRHLTINEETETGNIQDRPQKQQGQRSVEVTVELKKEECVVDVSDRDTFGEEQGMGNWDSVLEMVNTLWDDGWDKGGAAGGDTDSLSGSLQRWPLLRPPVGFGGSHPPSSAASELSLTELERRARELDTDLEHLDLSQTHRDSPDLYQTQVESQKEHADTYQTHPGPQREKGALLPGVGSRFLVNLELSSKVPLPATDADKDPVGWSTTSSTGTLTVGTSPNKEDSSPDSNLTLESDSSGIFLSSNQSQDEGGSDSDQPISGSDLGGSSTSLEKDGDEVNLKEWGREESAELQWCYPSLLDTSAQEDLQTNPEREGDARGTGGDGNGWRDGKTVSTYQATLDTVGSVSHRPSRKVSILADDPLLPPSPSRQPIKHLLDQYHKPFRSSGLDCGDIDPFVQPDNFVYLAVSERPHGELPTVTGFPTQEILRQHFDNKKTILEPDAKTSHLVPYKPEEGDFLCTDSFVYLAAPDCLLLGPEGSTSYSGRESDSESSDSGPVDESVLGCGAVAGDSDWDSDMSDSDPRRPSRVAAAGLKPVGEAQPALLPEEPRWDSFEENTEPQVLGEPLEGMASSHATATPASQGSTETSSSSAELSSSTKKVTWQFKPAQRSVCTGSRKEKEGPSSVARITELGGSGEHRPPPSCSSPSSSSSSSSSSG